The nucleotide window AGTTGAATAATCTTGTGTGAATTTGAGGTCTTTATAATTTTGTTAGTAACGATAAAAAACCAGTAACAGGCGTGAGTTATTGAAAAACGTAAGCATAAGCACCTCTGTAAATTTCTGGTAAGTAATGAAGAGGTACTCGTTTTTTCGGAAATGATCAATTACTCACGGACATGATCAAGAATAAAACGAAGGCTAATAAGAATGCAAGATAACGGAACAACTAATAAGAAGTTAAAGTCTTTGAAAACTTTAATTATTGGAGAGCCACGTAACCCTTTTGATACTGATATTTTTCGTAAAGTTTCTTTAATAGCGCTCTTCGCATGGGTTGGTCTTGGATCGGATGCAATGTCTTCTGCATCATATGGTCCAGAAGAAGCATACCTGGCATTGGGAGATAATATCTACCTTGCCATATTTGTAGCACTGAGCATTATATTAACCATTTTTGTAATAAGTACTAGCTATTCACAGATAATTGAACTATTCCCGACTGGTGGTGGTGGATATCTGGTTGCCAGCAAGTTGCTATCCCCGTCGCTTGGAATGCTTTCTGGCTGTGCACTCCTTATAGATTATGTACTTACGATTGCTATTTCTATATCAAGTGGTGTAGACGCCAT belongs to Methanosarcina barkeri 3 and includes:
- a CDS encoding amino acid permease produces the protein MQDNGTTNKKLKSLKTLIIGEPRNPFDTDIFRKVSLIALFAWVGLGSDAMSSASYGPEEAYLALGDNIYLAIFVALSIILTIFVISTSYSQIIELFPTGGGGYLVASKLLSPSLGMLSGCALLIDYVLTIAISISSGVDAMLSFLPASWQVFKLGFAFFVIMTIIILNLRGIKESVLFLIPIFALFIIAHVILILYALYFHAANVPAVMSNTATNVHNSIRCRYISTAFYNSSFIQHGRRNIYRN